From a region of the Globicephala melas chromosome 19, mGloMel1.2, whole genome shotgun sequence genome:
- the TEX101 gene encoding testis-expressed protein 101 gives MCPDRKDPDRFFQTSLREAMGACHFQVLLFLFLLGAPTLILAQNLRCQKSTFVGLEADPAETFNWTTDKAETCDNGALCQETVLMIKAAGTKTAILATKGCSSDGAPAITIIQHTPAPGLIAISYSNYCEDSFCNNKEDLHELWRTEEIDAPRGSTDLRCPTCLALGSCLNAPSLSCPNDTNQCYQGKLQVTGGDLSAPLEIKGCTSADGCRLMSGIFTIGPLRVKETCPLRSISPRKVESGATWLHTSVWRLELLLPLSLQALVH, from the exons ATCCTGATCGGTTCTTCCAAACGTCTCTAAGAGAAGCCATGGGAGCCTGTCATTTCCAGGTTTTACTGTTCCTCTTTCTCCTAGGAGCCCCGACCTTGATCT TGGCACAAAACTTGCGTTGTCAAAAGAGTACGTTCGTGGGCTTAGAAGCGGATCCAGCAGAGACATTTAACTGGACCACAGACAAAGCTGAGACTTGTGACAATGGGGCATTGTGCCAGGAAACCGTGCTGATGATTAAGGCTG CAGGAACCAAGACAGCAATTTTGGCCACTAAGGGCTGCAGCTCAGACGGGGCACCGGCAATAACGATTATCCAGCACACGCCAGCCCCTGGCCTAATCGCCATCTCCTACAGTAACTACTGTGAGGACTCCTTTTGCAACAACAAAGAGGACTTACATGAGTTATGGAGGACAGAAGAGATTGACG cTCCCAGAGGGTCAACAGACCTCCGCTGCCCAACCTGTCTGGCTTTGGGGTCCTGTTTGAATGCTCCTTCTCTTTCCTGCCCCAACGATACAAATCAATGCTATCAAGGAAAACTTCAGGTCACTGGAG GAGACCTCAGCGCACCTTTGGAGATCAAAGGCTGTACATCCGCAGATGGCTGCAGGCTGATGTCTGGGATCTTTACAATAGGGCCCCTGCGGGTGAAGGAAACGTGTCCACTCAGGTCTATCTCTCCCCGAAAGGTTGAAAGTGGGGCCACATGGCTTCACACTTCAGTCTGGAGGTTAGAGCTACTGCTCCCGCTGTCGCTGCAAGCGCTTGTCCATTGA